The Chitinophaga flava genome has a segment encoding these proteins:
- a CDS encoding KGG domain-containing protein, with product MEHIRYQQFAPGAENQEKTQGDKPKHSKRGFASMDPEQQRAISREGGRAAHQQGVAHKFTSEEARAAGKKGGEAVSRNREHMAAIGRKGGTNRGKKKNNATPEENNL from the coding sequence ATGGAACACATAAGGTATCAACAATTCGCGCCAGGCGCCGAAAACCAGGAGAAGACCCAAGGGGACAAACCTAAACATAGTAAAAGAGGTTTTGCATCCATGGACCCTGAACAACAACGGGCCATTTCAAGAGAAGGCGGAAGAGCCGCGCATCAACAAGGCGTAGCACACAAGTTCACATCTGAAGAAGCCCGCGCTGCAGGCAAAAAAGGCGGTGAAGCTGTAAGCCGCAACCGCGAACACATGGCGGCCATCGGAAGAAAGGGTGGTACTAACCGTGGTAAAAAGAAGAATAATGCTACCCCTGAAGAAAATAACCTGTAG
- a CDS encoding DUF1304 domain-containing protein translates to MLVLAKFLIAFVMLEHLYIMWFEMFAWTTKGPKVFKKFPKALFPATKPLAANQGLYNGFLAAGLCWSLLITDPEWARHTAVFFLGCIIVAGIYGTLTADKKIFFVQALPALITLILLHLS, encoded by the coding sequence ATGCTAGTACTGGCCAAGTTCCTGATAGCTTTTGTAATGCTGGAACATCTCTACATAATGTGGTTCGAAATGTTTGCCTGGACCACAAAAGGGCCTAAAGTATTCAAAAAATTTCCCAAAGCATTATTCCCGGCCACAAAACCACTTGCTGCCAACCAGGGGCTTTATAATGGCTTTCTGGCTGCCGGCCTATGTTGGTCCTTGCTCATCACCGACCCGGAATGGGCCCGGCATACTGCTGTCTTTTTCCTGGGCTGCATCATTGTAGCCGGGATCTATGGAACCCTGACAGCAGACAAAAAAATCTTCTTTGTACAGGCTCTGCCTGCCCTGATAACCCTGATATTACTTCACCTTTCATAA
- a CDS encoding diacylglycerol/lipid kinase family protein: MEIQKKLRLLFVINPASGVAKKVAPQEVVQRFFERRPEAEAEMLLLTGRPMADGKRLRELVGAGGWTGVVAVGGDGTVKMVASCLLHTGIPLGILPAGSANGMAKDLCIPESWVAALELVLNAKVQLIDVVNINGAEISIHLSDIGLNALLVKYFEKSGVRGKLGYARVAFKALWYRQRFAVQIDNGKDRVARDAFMIVLANAGKYGTGACINPYSDLGDGIFEVVLIKRLSLLEGLKMLFIRRPFNPHKTEIIRARKVYIYTRKRAELQIDGEYIGKVHEVTAEIIPRSLAVFVPETKG; encoded by the coding sequence ATGGAAATACAAAAGAAGTTAAGATTATTATTTGTGATCAATCCTGCTTCAGGAGTAGCCAAAAAGGTAGCTCCGCAAGAAGTAGTCCAACGTTTTTTTGAGCGCAGGCCTGAAGCAGAGGCGGAGATGCTGTTGTTGACAGGGCGTCCGATGGCTGATGGTAAAAGGTTGAGAGAACTGGTGGGAGCAGGTGGTTGGACAGGGGTTGTAGCTGTAGGCGGAGATGGTACGGTGAAGATGGTGGCTTCCTGCCTGTTGCATACCGGTATTCCATTGGGTATTCTGCCGGCAGGATCGGCTAATGGAATGGCGAAAGACCTTTGTATTCCCGAATCGTGGGTAGCTGCGCTGGAACTGGTGTTGAACGCAAAGGTGCAGTTGATCGATGTGGTGAATATCAATGGTGCGGAAATTTCCATCCATCTGAGTGATATTGGTTTAAATGCCTTGCTGGTGAAGTATTTCGAGAAGTCTGGTGTGCGGGGTAAACTGGGATATGCACGGGTGGCGTTTAAGGCATTGTGGTACCGGCAGCGGTTTGCGGTACAGATAGATAACGGGAAAGACCGTGTGGCGAGGGACGCTTTTATGATCGTGCTGGCCAATGCCGGAAAATATGGTACAGGGGCTTGTATCAATCCATATAGTGATCTGGGGGATGGTATTTTTGAAGTGGTGCTGATAAAGCGGTTGTCATTGCTGGAAGGACTGAAGATGTTATTTATTCGTCGTCCTTTTAACCCGCATAAGACAGAGATTATCCGGGCGAGGAAGGTGTACATCTATACCCGCAAGCGGGCGGAGCTCCAGATTGATGGAGAGTATATTGGCAAGGTGCATGAAGTGACGGCAGAAATTATTCCCCGTTCTCTGGCTGTTTTTGTGCCGGAAACTAAAGGGTAA
- a CDS encoding App1 family protein, whose amino-acid sequence MYSSGKHKYNAAKKSLSQRLWNSIGISTTTVVKVYRGYGYDGQLQLFGHVLTRSPAPEARSRGNVWLHIWSLLRLFMVHPQPNAAVQLEWQGKTISARTADDGFFHFQWQPEYPTTAGWHPVTVTHIQQNAVIATGYGELYIPHRTQYGCISDIDDTFLISHSSHLYKKLYVLLTHNASSRKPFEGVVHHYQLLSHGHTTPAFPNPFFYVSSSEWNLYGYIREFADAWQLPQGVYLLNQLKRFTQLVNTGRGKHNTKFTRIARILESYPHIPFVLLGDDTQQDPYIYEAIARHFPQRILCVYLRHVSHKNKAAVQVVVSNLQTLGIACCYFQHSAEAIAHSRQAGLIPPLLPSS is encoded by the coding sequence ATGTACTCATCCGGGAAACACAAATATAACGCCGCAAAAAAAAGCCTTTCTCAAAGGCTGTGGAACAGTATCGGCATCAGCACGACTACGGTAGTAAAGGTTTACAGGGGTTACGGATACGATGGACAATTACAGCTCTTCGGGCATGTACTGACCCGCAGTCCTGCACCGGAAGCCCGTTCCCGTGGCAATGTATGGCTGCATATCTGGTCGTTGCTGCGGTTGTTTATGGTACACCCCCAACCTAATGCTGCTGTACAACTGGAATGGCAGGGCAAAACCATCTCTGCCCGTACCGCAGATGATGGCTTCTTTCATTTTCAGTGGCAGCCCGAATATCCTACCACTGCCGGCTGGCATCCGGTAACGGTCACCCACATCCAACAAAATGCTGTTATCGCAACCGGGTACGGGGAACTGTATATTCCACATCGTACACAGTACGGCTGCATATCCGACATAGACGATACCTTTCTTATCTCCCATTCCAGTCATCTCTATAAAAAACTCTATGTACTACTCACCCATAATGCCAGCAGCAGAAAACCTTTTGAAGGAGTAGTACACCATTATCAGCTCCTGAGCCACGGACACACTACCCCGGCCTTCCCCAATCCCTTCTTTTATGTGAGCAGCAGTGAATGGAACCTGTATGGTTATATCCGCGAATTTGCTGATGCATGGCAATTACCACAAGGTGTGTATCTGCTCAACCAGCTGAAACGTTTCACCCAACTGGTCAATACCGGACGGGGAAAACACAATACCAAATTCACCCGTATTGCGCGTATACTGGAGAGTTACCCCCACATACCCTTTGTGCTGCTGGGCGATGATACCCAGCAGGATCCCTATATCTACGAAGCAATAGCCCGCCATTTTCCGCAGCGGATACTCTGTGTATATCTCCGGCATGTCAGCCATAAAAACAAAGCAGCTGTACAAGTGGTAGTCAGTAACCTGCAAACACTAGGTATCGCCTGCTGTTACTTTCAGCACAGCGCAGAAGCCATCGCACATTCCCGACAGGCAGGTCTTATTCCTCCGCTGTTGCCTTCTTCGTAA
- a CDS encoding class I SAM-dependent methyltransferase, with translation MISPRILQSIDSQYHQHAHRNLYYQGSAAVLPWTRFTRELLTDCPEEILALEDTHKSREIVSYLTMQARKAFCHTNQYLDISTTHTDSLQQVYARLVEDIIGAVKDRRVDETILSARHSARLREWLRTSNPFTEKTFAVAGRQLEPVVCAEYEAVLQLEVLQLNTSGIKGPLLDIGCGPQAYLVKYLRSQGIEAYGVDRFIATPAAFLQVGDWLDFSLSPGYWDTIVSNLSFSNHFLHHHHRNSPDCARYAHKYMEILQALRPGGSYHYAPSLPMVEEYLPASQYTIRNIPVTAHFSATVVTKKATAEE, from the coding sequence ATGATCTCTCCACGAATATTGCAAAGCATCGACTCCCAGTATCATCAACATGCCCATCGTAATCTTTATTACCAGGGATCTGCTGCTGTATTGCCCTGGACTCGCTTTACCCGCGAGCTGCTGACAGACTGCCCGGAGGAAATACTGGCCCTGGAGGATACGCACAAAAGCCGGGAGATAGTCAGCTACCTCACCATGCAGGCGAGGAAGGCCTTCTGTCATACTAACCAATATCTAGATATTTCAACAACACATACCGATTCATTACAACAGGTGTATGCCAGGCTGGTGGAGGATATCATTGGCGCTGTAAAAGACCGCAGGGTAGATGAAACTATACTGTCAGCCAGACATAGTGCACGGTTGCGCGAATGGCTGAGAACTTCGAATCCTTTTACTGAAAAGACCTTTGCTGTTGCAGGAAGACAGCTGGAGCCTGTAGTATGTGCGGAATATGAAGCTGTGCTGCAACTGGAGGTATTGCAACTAAACACCAGTGGTATTAAAGGGCCTTTGCTGGACATCGGTTGTGGTCCACAGGCATATCTGGTAAAATACCTGCGTAGCCAGGGTATTGAGGCTTACGGAGTAGATCGTTTTATTGCTACTCCGGCAGCATTCCTGCAAGTAGGCGACTGGCTGGATTTTTCTCTGTCGCCCGGTTACTGGGATACCATTGTTTCCAATTTATCTTTCTCAAATCATTTCCTGCATCATCATCACCGCAACAGTCCTGATTGCGCGCGTTATGCCCATAAATACATGGAAATCCTTCAGGCCTTGCGTCCGGGCGGAAGTTATCATTATGCACCTTCTTTGCCGATGGTGGAGGAGTATTTACCAGCCTCGCAATACACTATCCGTAACATTCCGGTGACAGCGCATTTTTCAGCAACCGTTGTTACGAAGAAGGCAACAGCGGAGGAATAA
- a CDS encoding ABC transporter ATP-binding protein, giving the protein MNYNLSKPVQGKGLSNYAAFKSLLKLISHEKKRLALALLATIGNSGLSLLGPLLTAYAIDTYVMHKQYHGVLVYSGILLAIYLAAFGISFLQTKLMGTVGQRTLYSLRNTIFHKLQHLPVAFFNQNKAGDLISRVNNDTDKLNQFFSQSLMQFVGSIITMTGAGIFLLILNIKLGLVSLLPALIILVFTRLLSPWVKKKNAQNLKTVGGLSAEIQESLSNFKVIVAFGRRDYFMDRFNEANKKNFKTAAAVGIANNIFLPFYTLLSSIAQLMVLAYGIYLIAAGQFTIGLLVSYLAYANYFYSPLRQLAALWANFQTAMAGWERISEILDLENNMITIEDHTRQSGAPLLELKQVHFGYPEGREILHNINFSLEKGKTYALVGPTGGGKTTTASLIARLYDPVKGKVLLDGKDIRAYSPEERTRRIGFILQDPFLFTGTVRDNILYGNQEYENYSNAQLEEVIRAANLEKLLAIFEQGLETPVQSTGEGVSLGQKQLIAFMRAVLRKPDLLILDEATANIDTVTEKLLGEILEKLPVSTTRVIIAHRLNTIENADEIFFVNDGEVTNAGSFHQVVDKLLHSRH; this is encoded by the coding sequence ATGAATTACAATCTTAGCAAACCCGTTCAGGGAAAAGGACTGTCTAACTATGCCGCCTTTAAAAGCCTGCTGAAGCTGATCTCTCATGAAAAAAAGAGACTGGCGCTGGCATTGCTGGCTACTATCGGCAACTCCGGCCTTAGCTTGCTGGGCCCATTGCTGACAGCCTACGCCATTGATACTTATGTAATGCACAAACAATATCATGGTGTACTGGTATATTCTGGTATCCTCTTAGCTATATACCTCGCTGCTTTTGGTATCAGTTTCCTGCAAACAAAACTGATGGGCACTGTAGGGCAGCGCACCCTGTATTCCCTGCGTAATACCATCTTTCATAAATTGCAGCATCTGCCTGTAGCTTTCTTTAACCAGAACAAAGCAGGTGATCTGATCTCACGCGTCAACAACGATACCGATAAACTCAATCAGTTCTTTTCCCAGTCTCTGATGCAGTTTGTAGGAAGTATCATCACCATGACCGGAGCCGGTATATTCCTGTTGATATTGAATATAAAACTGGGACTGGTGTCCTTGTTACCAGCGCTGATCATCCTCGTCTTTACACGCTTACTATCTCCCTGGGTGAAAAAGAAAAATGCGCAGAACCTGAAAACAGTGGGCGGACTGAGCGCTGAGATACAGGAAAGCCTGAGTAACTTTAAAGTAATCGTGGCTTTCGGGCGCCGGGATTATTTTATGGACCGCTTTAACGAGGCCAACAAAAAGAATTTCAAAACAGCTGCTGCGGTAGGTATTGCCAACAATATTTTCCTGCCCTTCTACACCTTGTTGTCGAGTATAGCGCAGCTTATGGTGCTGGCATATGGCATTTATCTGATCGCTGCCGGCCAATTCACCATCGGGCTACTGGTGAGTTATCTGGCGTATGCCAACTATTTCTATAGCCCATTGCGCCAACTGGCGGCCCTGTGGGCCAACTTCCAGACGGCTATGGCAGGATGGGAGCGTATCTCGGAAATACTGGACCTGGAAAACAATATGATCACCATTGAAGACCATACCCGGCAGTCAGGTGCGCCTTTACTGGAACTGAAACAGGTACACTTCGGTTATCCGGAAGGCCGTGAAATACTGCATAATATCAACTTCAGCCTGGAGAAAGGTAAAACATATGCGCTGGTAGGCCCCACTGGCGGTGGTAAAACAACCACAGCATCATTGATCGCGCGTTTGTATGATCCTGTAAAAGGCAAGGTGCTGCTGGATGGGAAGGATATCAGGGCCTATAGCCCCGAAGAACGTACGCGCAGAATCGGGTTTATTTTACAGGACCCGTTCCTGTTCACCGGTACCGTACGGGACAATATCCTGTATGGCAACCAGGAATATGAAAATTATTCCAACGCTCAGCTGGAAGAAGTGATCAGGGCAGCCAATCTGGAGAAGTTGCTCGCGATATTTGAGCAGGGTCTGGAAACTCCCGTGCAATCAACAGGAGAAGGTGTGAGTCTGGGACAAAAACAGCTGATTGCTTTTATGAGGGCTGTGCTGCGTAAGCCAGACCTGCTGATACTCGATGAAGCCACTGCCAACATCGATACGGTGACAGAAAAGCTACTGGGAGAGATCCTGGAAAAACTGCCTGTCAGCACTACCCGTGTGATCATCGCGCATCGCCTTAATACGATCGAAAATGCAGACGAGATCTTTTTTGTGAACGACGGAGAAGTGACTAATGCCGGCTCTTTCCATCAGGTAGTAGACAAATTGTTGCACAGCAGACATTGA
- a CDS encoding ABC transporter ATP-binding protein codes for MKQPSGSGKKPSGIFGLLRPYKGMIALLILFALIGNSLNLWLPKIIGHAIDDFSHGSFEYQPLILKFSLAALFIFIFTYLQNIIQTYASELVAKNLRTQIAEKISRQSYAWMEQANPSRLLTNLTADVDSIKLFVSQAIVSLVSSVFIIIGASILLLTINWKLALVVIAAIPVMGFTFYAVLKKVRTLFLQSREVMDRLNKVLNESILGAALVQVVNSQQREYEKFLDANGKALGFGLSILRLFAGLVPVINLTANLTSLAILALGGHFVINGSMSMGDFAAFGSYLTILIFPILVIGFMSNVIAQASASYQRIGGVLASPDMLETGTMEKKLEGNIVCEHVSLSYGEKPVLKDISFEVKAGSKIAIIGPTAAGKTQLLYLLMRLTKPGEGKILIDGEDIAAYESESFHQQVGFVFQDSVIFNMSVRENIAFSDVVTDASLEKAITTAEVKEFTDMLPEKLSTIVSERGVSLSGGQKQRLMLARALALNPKILLLDDFTARVDTHTERKILANVHRNYPDLTLVSVTQKIGAVTHYDKIILLMQGEMIAAGTHEELMESSPDYVQIFNSQQSTSNYELQS; via the coding sequence ATGAAACAACCCTCCGGAAGTGGAAAGAAACCATCAGGTATTTTTGGTTTGTTGCGCCCTTACAAAGGAATGATAGCCTTGCTGATTTTATTTGCCCTCATCGGCAACAGCCTTAATTTATGGCTGCCCAAAATCATCGGGCATGCCATCGATGACTTTTCCCATGGCTCCTTTGAATATCAGCCGCTGATACTGAAATTCAGCCTGGCTGCTTTGTTCATCTTTATCTTTACCTATCTGCAGAATATTATCCAGACTTATGCTTCCGAACTGGTCGCTAAAAATCTGCGTACCCAGATAGCCGAAAAGATCTCCCGTCAGAGTTATGCCTGGATGGAACAAGCCAATCCATCCCGGTTACTGACAAACCTTACCGCCGATGTAGACTCCATTAAACTGTTTGTGTCTCAGGCAATCGTGTCACTGGTATCGTCTGTATTTATTATCATCGGTGCCAGCATCCTCCTGCTTACGATCAACTGGAAACTGGCACTGGTAGTAATTGCTGCCATCCCGGTTATGGGCTTTACATTTTATGCCGTACTGAAAAAGGTACGCACCCTGTTTCTCCAAAGCCGCGAAGTCATGGACCGGCTGAACAAAGTGCTCAACGAAAGTATCCTGGGCGCAGCGTTGGTGCAGGTGGTCAACTCACAGCAGCGGGAGTACGAAAAATTCCTCGACGCCAACGGTAAAGCACTGGGATTTGGACTCTCCATCCTTCGGCTGTTTGCCGGGCTCGTACCGGTGATCAACCTGACGGCCAATCTTACCAGTCTCGCCATCCTGGCACTGGGAGGACATTTTGTAATCAACGGAAGTATGAGCATGGGAGACTTTGCCGCATTTGGCAGCTACCTGACTATCCTGATATTTCCCATCCTGGTGATCGGCTTTATGAGTAATGTAATTGCCCAGGCCTCCGCTTCCTACCAGCGCATAGGAGGGGTGCTGGCTTCTCCGGATATGCTGGAAACAGGTACAATGGAGAAAAAGCTCGAAGGTAATATTGTTTGTGAGCATGTCTCTTTGTCTTATGGAGAAAAGCCGGTGCTGAAAGATATCTCCTTTGAAGTAAAAGCCGGTTCCAAAATCGCTATCATAGGGCCTACTGCCGCCGGTAAAACGCAGCTGCTTTACCTGCTGATGCGGCTGACGAAGCCGGGAGAAGGCAAAATACTGATAGACGGAGAAGACATTGCCGCCTACGAAAGTGAATCATTTCACCAGCAGGTCGGCTTTGTATTTCAGGATAGTGTGATCTTCAATATGAGCGTGCGGGAAAACATAGCTTTCAGTGATGTGGTAACAGACGCCTCCCTGGAGAAGGCTATCACCACAGCTGAAGTAAAGGAGTTTACGGATATGCTGCCTGAAAAACTCAGTACTATTGTATCTGAAAGAGGTGTCAGTCTTTCCGGCGGACAGAAACAACGTCTCATGCTGGCCCGTGCACTGGCTCTCAATCCTAAAATACTATTGCTGGATGACTTCACCGCAAGGGTAGACACACATACCGAACGGAAAATACTGGCCAACGTACACCGTAATTATCCTGACCTGACACTGGTGTCTGTAACCCAGAAGATAGGTGCAGTAACCCATTACGATAAAATTATTCTGCTGATGCAGGGCGAAATGATCGCTGCCGGCACCCACGAAGAACTGATGGAAAGCAGTCCTGATTACGTACAAATTTTTAACTCTCAGCAAAGCACCAGCAACTATGAATTACAATCTTAG
- the treY gene encoding malto-oligosyltrehalose synthase, with protein sequence MRNEFFTPVATYRIQFSKDFTFTDLEKQLDYLHQLGITTIYASPVFETTPGSLYGYDITNPREINNHIGSLAHMRQLHVKLRSLGMSWIQDIIPNYMAFHCNNTRLMDALERGTISPYYNYFDIDWHHPDADLKGKLMVPFLRKTLRETITDGGIRLSYERQGLGITTGGQLYPLSARTYRWLLNILPPGLDPVREWLTEMKSNLLQRRPLQEWEAMKNLIKPPRKQAFMPLLNLVNNDENLLYELLDQQHYTFTASSEADFRINYRRFLGVNKHIALRMEDKTVFEEYHGFLHRLYQEGIIQGLRIDHIDGLQDPAEYIYRLRELFGNNCYIIAEKILAGHETLPERWALQGSTGYDFLAGVSQLLTDEEGMEKLGRFYRAHFPELSQYPKLARSKKQLVLEKQLNGEWDNLVREAFRLKLVLPETDKAKLKTALGDFMVCLPANRVYPEGWPLAPADALVLDLAVEDAILRNPATGTALELIRAWWDSDKKQQQATAALTLLKKITQFAGQLSREGLQETAYYVYNALLSHNEAGDSPVQNKCTLDGFHERMAVRQYLAPFSLNTTATHDTRWGEDARIRLNALTIFPDLWIQQVQSWHTMNHDLVTLIDEKPAPDLNDEYFIYQAVLAGLPVSGETGHGFTAHIAAAFLKAVREAKVHSSWLMPDTAYELAGLQFIEQILDPNSAFMDSMRTLTEKLEIHAHVFSLAQTLIKITAPGVPDIYQGCELWDFSAGNGDGRHSVNYTLRRKLLAAWQEGDTHGHNWPREHTGTKAAVGREKLYLIWKALQFRNAHPAMFIHGEYIPLSSGDRNSQIAYARKYRQDWCIVVAPLLPAAHAGSKHDLAPLPMPANSPLKWKNVFTGEILTQQNGRLVLSGTEAFPVALFSPVPDHKFHR encoded by the coding sequence TGCGCCAGCTGCATGTAAAACTCCGCTCCCTCGGCATGAGCTGGATTCAGGATATTATACCCAATTATATGGCTTTCCATTGCAACAACACCCGGTTGATGGATGCCCTGGAACGGGGTACTATTTCACCTTACTACAACTATTTCGATATCGACTGGCATCATCCGGATGCTGACCTCAAGGGAAAACTGATGGTGCCCTTTCTCAGAAAGACACTACGTGAAACCATCACCGATGGCGGTATCCGGCTTAGTTATGAACGGCAGGGACTGGGCATTACCACCGGCGGACAGCTGTATCCTTTGTCTGCCCGTACCTACCGCTGGTTGCTCAACATACTACCGCCAGGGCTTGATCCGGTCAGAGAATGGCTGACAGAAATGAAAAGTAATTTGTTGCAACGAAGGCCACTACAGGAATGGGAGGCCATGAAGAACCTGATCAAACCTCCCCGTAAACAGGCTTTTATGCCATTGTTAAACCTGGTAAACAATGATGAAAATCTGCTGTATGAGCTGCTCGACCAGCAACACTATACTTTTACAGCCAGTAGTGAAGCGGATTTTCGTATCAACTACCGCCGTTTTCTGGGTGTTAATAAACACATTGCCCTGCGGATGGAAGACAAAACTGTATTTGAGGAGTACCATGGTTTCCTGCACCGGCTCTATCAGGAGGGTATTATCCAGGGGCTGCGTATCGATCATATTGACGGATTACAGGATCCTGCCGAGTATATCTATCGTCTAAGGGAATTGTTTGGCAATAACTGTTATATCATCGCAGAAAAAATACTGGCAGGACATGAAACACTGCCCGAACGTTGGGCATTACAGGGCAGCACCGGCTATGATTTCCTGGCAGGTGTCAGCCAGCTGCTTACCGATGAAGAAGGAATGGAAAAGCTGGGACGCTTCTACCGTGCGCATTTTCCGGAGTTATCGCAATATCCCAAACTGGCCCGCAGTAAAAAACAACTGGTACTGGAAAAACAATTGAACGGTGAGTGGGACAACCTGGTTAGGGAAGCGTTCCGCCTGAAACTGGTGCTACCTGAAACAGACAAGGCAAAACTGAAAACCGCTTTAGGCGATTTTATGGTATGTCTCCCGGCAAACCGTGTTTACCCGGAAGGCTGGCCCCTGGCTCCCGCCGACGCACTGGTGCTCGACCTCGCCGTGGAAGATGCGATCCTGCGCAACCCCGCCACCGGCACCGCACTGGAGCTGATCCGCGCCTGGTGGGATTCCGATAAAAAACAGCAACAGGCCACAGCCGCATTAACATTGCTGAAGAAAATCACACAGTTTGCCGGCCAGCTTAGCCGTGAAGGACTGCAGGAAACAGCCTACTACGTATACAATGCACTGCTGTCCCACAACGAGGCTGGTGACTCTCCGGTACAGAACAAATGCACCCTCGATGGCTTTCATGAAAGGATGGCCGTTAGACAATATCTTGCTCCTTTCTCCCTGAATACCACCGCCACCCACGACACCCGCTGGGGAGAAGATGCCCGCATCCGGCTCAATGCCCTCACCATTTTCCCGGACCTGTGGATTCAGCAGGTGCAGTCATGGCATACCATGAATCATGATCTGGTAACCCTGATAGATGAAAAACCTGCACCCGATCTCAACGATGAGTATTTTATCTATCAGGCTGTCCTCGCTGGTTTGCCTGTTTCGGGTGAAACAGGTCACGGATTTACTGCACATATCGCTGCTGCTTTCCTGAAAGCGGTGAGGGAGGCTAAAGTCCACAGCAGCTGGCTAATGCCGGACACGGCCTATGAACTGGCCGGCCTGCAGTTTATCGAACAGATACTGGACCCAAACAGCGCTTTCATGGACAGTATGCGCACACTCACCGAAAAACTGGAAATACATGCACATGTGTTTTCACTGGCCCAGACACTGATTAAAATTACAGCGCCTGGTGTGCCAGATATTTATCAGGGGTGTGAACTGTGGGACTTCAGTGCAGGGAACGGCGACGGCCGTCATAGTGTGAACTATACCCTGCGCCGTAAGCTGCTGGCCGCCTGGCAGGAGGGAGATACACATGGCCATAACTGGCCCCGGGAACATACCGGTACCAAAGCCGCTGTAGGAAGAGAGAAATTATACCTGATCTGGAAAGCTTTACAGTTCAGAAATGCACATCCCGCTATGTTTATCCATGGGGAATATATACCCCTTAGCAGCGGGGACAGAAACAGCCAGATCGCCTATGCACGCAAATACCGGCAGGATTGGTGCATAGTGGTGGCCCCGCTGTTGCCCGCCGCACATGCCGGTAGCAAACATGACCTGGCCCCTTTGCCCATGCCAGCCAATTCCCCGCTGAAATGGAAAAATGTATTTACCGGCGAAATACTCACCCAGCAAAACGGCCGGCTGGTACTGTCAGGTACAGAAGCGTTTCCGGTAGCGCTTTTTAGCCCTGTGCCGGATCATAAATTCCACCGGTGA